DNA sequence from the Paramormyrops kingsleyae isolate MSU_618 chromosome 14, PKINGS_0.4, whole genome shotgun sequence genome:
GATCTGTCCATTttatctgacacttttatccaataCCGCTTACTGTAGAGAGAAGAGTTTATGGGTGCtcgctgggatttgaacccacaacctttgcattGTTGGTGCAAAactcaacatgtttttacagCAGCTGCAAAATCATAGGATATTAAACTgcatcatccatcttccaaccactgaTCGAATGCAGGGGGACTGTTCCAGGCAGAGGAGGGCAGGGGTAAACCTTTGATGGCATccagtacatcacagggcaTCTACACATTCATACACTCAATTTGGACAAACTAACAACTTCTCTTACATTCGCTACCTGCTTATTGTCTGTTTAACTTTTCACACATTGAAGTGTTATATTGAAGAGTGTGATTTCTGCATTCCGTGAGGTCAGGTGACGGAATTGTGTCATTGTTTGTACTATCTAAGAGCACATTTTTATTGATGTAAGTCATGCAAAAGACCAACATTAATGGCTGCCCCCTCCTGCCCATCCACAGAATCTCCATGCAGTCACTAGCGCTGTATTGATCCACCACTGCATTAAGATTTATTTCAAATTCTGTAAAATATCTGCTGCTTTCCGCACCACATTCCCAGTTTATTGTCCGTACTGGACCATTGTACTGGACCATTATACTGGTTCCTTTGGAGAAGAGAAAAATTCATGTAACTGCCTGGCTGTGGAGTCTTACTCAAGTTCAGCCTGTGATTGACATGCTGGAAGTGCAGCTTACAGTGATAGATGAGTCACACATACCTTTAACCTGCTTAGAAATTCTATGGAAGTTGACAGTTGAGTGgaaaagtgtgggggggggggggggtcattagaGATTTGGGCCTCATGAAAGCATATGATATCGGGTCCCACCCCAGACTAATCATATTACGTTCTATTTTTTTTATGGCCCCTGTTGCTCAGGgacccttggaatcatcctaactgtCCTCCCATTTACGGCGCCCCTGACTTCACCTGTTATCAACAAATCTGCATATcaaagcacattttattaaGTTAATAAAACTTTACAAATTTAAACGATACTTTAATAGGCCTATCATAAATACAGCATATTGTACATCTAACAAATACGACGTGCAAATATATTTGgaagtacatacatacatacaaacattaaAAGCATTTTCACGTTTTAGTAGTTTGAATGTATTCTTGATTTGAAGTATTAAAATTTCACTCCTCACAGAAGCTCCCCCAACGGCCTCTAACGGACTAAGGGTGAATAGCAGCGCATGGTCGGCGCTGCATCCTTCTCCGGAACCCTCTCCTGATGTGGGACtctattttttttataagaACTATAAGATTGAGTAACAATGAAGCACCTTGTGACCCTAAACATCCGTTCTCTCGCTATACTTTGTAAGCTCGTTTAAATTAACTCAAGTTAAATGACTTTAACTGGGAAAGTTCTGTTATAAAATTTTCATCTGCGAAGACTGCTATGAAAGCTTACTAATATTACAATAAAATGCAAAGGAAATTTCAGACAGATGATGTACTTTTAACAGGAAGCAATGGTTTGGCGCGTTTATCTCTATAAAATATTAATCTGGTTACGGAATTTCAGCTCTGGAATGCTTCgctttttttctttgtcttttcttCTGACGTATATGTCTCAGATATTTTACTCCGCGTTGTGAGGTAAATGCATAAGCTCGTCCCTTTTTCCTGCCAGCTTCTGATTGGTGGAGACAGGATCTTAGGAATGTCATGAAACTATTTAAATAGCACTTTGTCCTCGCTGGTTAGTTAAGTTTGAGCATCAGAAAAAAGGTCGCGCAAAGAAGgaaaagttattattatttttatttttttttttataataaaacgCAGTACTAAATACTGCCACTTGGACTTTTTGAAGCCCAAACAGAGGCTGCGAGAACTTGAACCCTAAGGACTTTCTCTTAAATTTGGATTTACTGTTACGAGTGCTGAATTATTTTATTCGCACAGGTAGGTGGAcgaatattttttcattttgattaaTTTGCAATGAATTATATGTGTCGTTCAATTTatatttcatatgtattttGTTCATATGGGTTTTGATTAATATAGGCTATTTTGAGGGTAATTAAAatattctttttaaatgtatcgTTTGAACGTTTTATTTTTCAGACATTCAAAGAAGTGAAGTCTCAGAATGAAGCGGTCGTTGCTTTTTTTGTGGTTGTTGATTCTGAGCTGTGACGGAAGCAGAGTGGCAGGTGAGAATATCAAACTTGGTAAATGAGTATAAGCGTAACTGTAACCTTCAGCGTTTTCCCCACTCCATTTACTCCAAGGGTTGGCTGTTATTATTGCATAAATCCAGTGAAATATAACAGTTTTCATTTTTCTCCTGACATGACACTAACTGTTATTTTTCGTTTTTCAGAGAGCGGAGATGATAATAGTGTATACGACTTGTTCGAGTTAGTTCGAGTTCATAAGAAGAACCATGGGGTGACCTTAGTAAAAGGACCAGATCCATACAGCCCCGCTTATAAGATTCTGAACCCGGACCTGATACCCCCACTTCCCGAGACCACCTTGAGGGACTTGATTGACTCCATACATGCAGAGAGGGGATTTCTTCTCTTGGTCACCTTCAAGCAGTTCAAGAGGACAAGGGGAAGTCTTTTGACCGTGGAAAAGACGGATGGATCCGGACCGATATTCGAAATAGTTTCGAACGGCAAGGCAAATACGTTAGACGTGGTTTATTCCACggacaacaagcaacaggtggtGTCGATAGAAGATGCAGACCTAGCGACCAGCCACTGGAAGAACATCACCCTTTTCGTGCAGGAAGACCGGGTTCAGTTGTTCGTGGGGTGCGAAGAGATCAACACCGAGGAAATGGATGTGCCAATTTACAGTATGCTAACCCATGATGTACCGGCAGTTGCGCGTCTGAGGATCGGCAAGGGGGCAGTGAAAGACAAGTTTATGGTAAGCAAATGGCAAGATGGTTAAACTTACAATGGAAATTATAAACGGAAAAATGTAccaagattttttaaaatagattGTACGTCTAAATACGCGTGCTTTCTACAGGGAGTGCTTCAGAACGTACGCTTTGTGTTTGGAACTACTCTGGACGCAATTCTACGAAATAAAGGATGTCAAAGTTGTAAGTATTGACTTGCAAATGCCTCAATCGTATTAGAAATTGTTTGGTCATATTAAAGAGCTTGCATTGATTTACAAGAAACTGTGAAGCCTACTAGTACTGGAGCGCTAAACCTGCGATTCCAACCACATGAGCTCAGGTTCACAGAAATAattattaaagtttttattacACGTGTTATTATAAGGAGACTCTGCAGTGCCTTGCATGAAATTATTTTAGTCACCCAAAATGAGTAATAAATGAGTAAATAGTTAATGAGTAATTACTAGTAAAAACGGTAATGAATGTTAACACGAGATTGTTTTAGATATCCCACTAAAACATTCCTATGTGCCTTCCCTCTCCAGCTACCTTCACTGATACTTTTACCCTGGACAACCCAGTGAATGGGTCCAGGCCAGCCATTAGGACCGACTACATTGGCCACAAAACGAAAGGTAACATACTGTACCAAGTGAGGTTTTTTTGAAGAACTAAATATGGTTAATTTCCCGAGTGAGGCTGAAGGGAATGTCTTGCCACTGCAGATCTGCAAGCTGTCTGTGGATTTTCCTGTGAGGATCTCGCCAGCATGTTTAAGGAACTCAGGGGACTTGAGGTGGTTGTCAAGCAGCTGACTAAAGATCTTCAAACAGTGgtaaggaacccccccccccccccccccatatgaaCAAAATTGAAGGGATTTATGTACAAGGGTGTGAATGACTCTGCCTATTAACTGTGATCCATTCTAAGCCTGCCACCCAGTTTCAGCTGCATTCAGTACTGCACAGATCCAAATAACTTTATCCAGACAATTAATCCTATTTCTCCAGTAACAGTCCTTCCTTTCTGCTTTTTCCAGACCCAAAACAACAGCTTTCTGCTATCCCAGATACGTAAACACACCGGCATCTGCATCCACAATGGCATTCAGCACAAGAACAGGGAGGAATGGACAGTAGATGGCTGTACTCAGTGTACTTGCCAGGTAAGGTTCTAATTGTGTATGTGCTGGGGTACTCATCATCCTTTAAGAGCACAGGCTTTGTAATCTGGCCTGTAATTGGTTTGACAGGCAGATGGCAGAAATCCCACAATGCGACGCTGCAATTAACTCTGCAAGGGCACCTTCATTTATGTAGCTCTGACTGAGGCTCTTCTGTGAcaaggcatgtgtctgtgctctCAGCAACACTTTGCTTCTAATTAGAAATCACAATGTAATTCTGCAAAGCAGCTGGACAGGGTTGTCATTCACATTAATGGTAAACTGCCGTGCAGGTTACCCAAGCTGGCCAGACGTCAGGAATTTGGCTGTTTAATTAGATGGAGCATGTAGACCGATAGCAGCACTTTGGCCTCCCTGAAAGGTCGAGGCAGCAAGGGACTGCTGACAGACCACTGCAGTGTAGGCCCTGTCATATCTGCCACCactcagccaccccccccccccccaccactccctACTGGCATGCTCACACCCCATCCCAGGTGCCCTGGCAGCAAGCAGGTGTATAGGCAGGAGATGCAGCTCTGCAGGAGTCTGTTCTACTGGTCAAAGATCACTACTTTGTTCCCAAACACAACAAACAGTCCAGCTGGAGCAAAGGGGTTTCCGCTTGATGATAAATTAGCAGTTCGGCTTTTCCGCATGCCCGTGGTAGCTGACCTGTCTGCAGACAGTCCTCCACACAGCTGCTAATTCCAGAATTTCTCTTTGCAGAACTCTGCAACCATATGTCGTGAGATTTCCTGCCCACTGATGCCCTGTGCCAATGCCACTGTTCCGGATGGAGAGTGCTGTCCTCGCTGCGGTATCCGTTAGTGCTCATGTCTATTATCCTTTCAGTAGAATTAGAGAATTACCCTTGAAAATTGACTGCTCTTGATAGACTTGGCATCTTTTTAATTTGCCAGATATATAATTACAAGTTATTGATGTTAAATATAGAACAGCAGTCATTATGTTGCATGCATATTATAGTATAAGTAAGGCTGTGATGGGCTATCAATCAAGTGTTTAATGATGCTGTATAACAGAGGTAGGATTAAATAATTTAGATGTACTCTACTgctataaatatttcattaattcCTGGGACATATATATAAAGATATTTATTTAAGAACATCACCTTTATAATGTTTGCAAATTTATTTGTACATGATATTGCCAAAACTTTATCACTTGACTCCTTGTTGGCATCTAGGCCCTTTATATTCCACAGAACAGTCTATGGAGTGGCTTGTCTCAAGTTGCCTGTGCTAAAAGCAGCCCATTAGGGGCACGTTTTAAAAGCTTTTCTTTAAAGCTTTGGAAAGGAGGAATAGCTCACCCtttgtctctctcccctctccaGCAAGTGACTATGCTGAGGACGGCTGGTCCCCCTGGTCTGAATGGACCCATTGTTCCGTGTCCTGTGGAAGGGGCATTCAGCAGCGCGGCCGCTCCTGCGATCGCATCAATAACAACTGTGAGGGCACCTCTGTGCAGACGAGGGACTGCTATTACCAGGAATGTGACAAGAGATGTGAGTGACTTGGCCGACTCCTTATTCCCTTTTCTGCTCCCGCTACTATGGCCTTGTtcctttttctgcatgtttttaaatctccctctctggcTTGTCAACTCACCAGTCAAGCAGGATGGCAGCTGGAGCCACTGGTCTCCCTGGTCCTCGTGCTCGGTGACGTGTGGGGAGGGCGTCATCACCCGTATCCGCCTATGCAACTCACCGACTCCACAGATGGGCGGCAAGGACTGTGTGGGAAAGGGCAGGGAGACGGAGACGTGCCAGAAGCCACACTGCCCAAGTATGTAGGGGACCGACGCAAACCATGAACCGAAGAAACCATGTCCATTCTTGAATTCCTCGTATGCTGATGTCTCGGCCCTTTTGTTCCTGCAGTCAATGGCAACTGGGGACCCTGGTCTCTGTGGGACACTTGCACTGTTACCTGCGGCGGAGGTGTTCAGACGCGTGAGCGTCTCTGTAACGATCCTGCACCCAAATATGGAGGCAAGGAATGTCAAGGTGATGCTAAGGCAACACAGCTGTGTAACAAGCAGGACTGCCCCATTGGTAAGTGCTCTTACTTGCTGTATAAAATGGTATTAATTTAATAGAATATCTCAGCAGGTCGCCCGCAGAGTACAGAGTTCTAAATATCTTTGGTTTAACCCGCAGATGGCTGTCTGTCTAACCCCTGCTTTGCTGGAGCCAAGTGCAGCAGTTTCCCTGATGGCTCATGGAAGTGTGGCAGCTGTCCCACTGGCTACACTGGAGATGGAATCAACTGCAAAGACATCGATGAGGTAACTTCCATGGAGATTCAGTCATATTAATTTACGATGGATAATGACTCGAGGGAGCTCTGAAATTCAATATTGCATTTCTTTGCCCACAGTGTAATGAGGTTCCTGATGCATGCTTTGTGCACAATGGGGTCCATCGGTGCGAAAACACAGAACCAGGGTACAATTGCCTACCGTGTCCCACTCGTTATGCTGGATCCCAGCCTTTTGGCAGGGGTGTGGAGGAAGCCACTGCTAAGAAGCAGGTAAGAGCCAAATTGTTCCATTCCCGACATAGTGAAAAGCACAACCTTCTCAGACAGGACGCTGACATTGGCATTATATCCGTCTGCCAGGCCTGTGAACCTCGTAATCCTTGCGTTGATGGAAGCCACGACTGCAACAAGAATGCCCGCTGCATCTACCTGGG
Encoded proteins:
- the thbs1b gene encoding thrombospondin-1 isoform X1, with translation MKRSLLFLWLLILSCDGSRVAESGDDNSVYDLFELVRVHKKNHGVTLVKGPDPYSPAYKILNPDLIPPLPETTLRDLIDSIHAERGFLLLVTFKQFKRTRGSLLTVEKTDGSGPIFEIVSNGKANTLDVVYSTDNKQQVVSIEDADLATSHWKNITLFVQEDRVQLFVGCEEINTEEMDVPIYSMLTHDVPAVARLRIGKGAVKDKFMGVLQNVRFVFGTTLDAILRNKGCQSSTFTDTFTLDNPVNGSRPAIRTDYIGHKTKDLQAVCGFSCEDLASMFKELRGLEVVVKQLTKDLQTVTQNNSFLLSQIRKHTGICIHNGIQHKNREEWTVDGCTQCTCQNSATICREISCPLMPCANATVPDGECCPRCGIPSDYAEDGWSPWSEWTHCSVSCGRGIQQRGRSCDRINNNCEGTSVQTRDCYYQECDKRFKQDGSWSHWSPWSSCSVTCGEGVITRIRLCNSPTPQMGGKDCVGKGRETETCQKPHCPINGNWGPWSLWDTCTVTCGGGVQTRERLCNDPAPKYGGKECQGDAKATQLCNKQDCPIDGCLSNPCFAGAKCSSFPDGSWKCGSCPTGYTGDGINCKDIDECNEVPDACFVHNGVHRCENTEPGYNCLPCPTRYAGSQPFGRGVEEATAKKQACEPRNPCVDGSHDCNKNARCIYLGHFTETMFRCECRPGYAGNGHICGEDTDLDGWPNADLVCVENATYHCKKDNCPNLPNSGQEDYDKDGVGDACDNDDDNDSIPDDRDNCQFVYNPRQYDYDRDDVGDRCDNCPYNSNPDQTDTDSNGEGDACAVDIDGDGILNEKDNCPYVYNVDQRDTDLDGVGDQCDNCPLEHNPDQVDSDSDLVGDKCDSNQDIDEDGHQNNLDNCPYIPNANQADHDKDGKGDACDHDDDNDGIPDDKDNCRLVHNPDQLDTDGDGRGEACKYDFDQDNVPDIYDVCPENFAISETDFRKFQMVPLDPKGTSQIDPNWVVRHQGKELVQTVNCDPGIAVGFDEFNAVDFSGTFFINTDRDDDYAGFVFGYQSSARFYVVMWKQITQTYWSSTPTKAQGYSGLSIKVVNSTTGPGEHLRNALWHTGDTHGQVRTLWHDPKNIGWKDFTAYRWHLTHRPRTGHIRVVMYEGKKIMADSGSIYDKTYAGGRLGLFVFSQEMVYFSDLKYECRDT
- the thbs1b gene encoding thrombospondin-1 isoform X2; its protein translation is MKRSLLFLWLLILSCDGSRVAESGDDNSVYDLFELVRVHKKNHGVTLVKGPDPYSPAYKILNPDLIPPLPETTLRDLIDSIHAERGFLLLVTFKQFKRTRGSLLTVEKTDGSGPIFEIVSNGKANTLDVVYSTDNKQQVVSIEDADLATSHWKNITLFVQEDRVQLFVGCEEINTEEMDVPIYSMLTHDVPAVARLRIGKGAVKDKFMGVLQNVRFVFGTTLDAILRNKGCQSSTFTDTFTLDNPVNGSRPAIRTDYIGHKTKDLQAVCGFSCEDLASMFKELRGLEVVVKQLTKDLQTVTQNNSFLLSQIRKHTGICIHNGIQHKNREEWTVDGCTQCTCQNSATICREISCPLMPCANATVPDGECCPRCASDYAEDGWSPWSEWTHCSVSCGRGIQQRGRSCDRINNNCEGTSVQTRDCYYQECDKRFKQDGSWSHWSPWSSCSVTCGEGVITRIRLCNSPTPQMGGKDCVGKGRETETCQKPHCPINGNWGPWSLWDTCTVTCGGGVQTRERLCNDPAPKYGGKECQGDAKATQLCNKQDCPIDGCLSNPCFAGAKCSSFPDGSWKCGSCPTGYTGDGINCKDIDECNEVPDACFVHNGVHRCENTEPGYNCLPCPTRYAGSQPFGRGVEEATAKKQACEPRNPCVDGSHDCNKNARCIYLGHFTETMFRCECRPGYAGNGHICGEDTDLDGWPNADLVCVENATYHCKKDNCPNLPNSGQEDYDKDGVGDACDNDDDNDSIPDDRDNCQFVYNPRQYDYDRDDVGDRCDNCPYNSNPDQTDTDSNGEGDACAVDIDGDGILNEKDNCPYVYNVDQRDTDLDGVGDQCDNCPLEHNPDQVDSDSDLVGDKCDSNQDIDEDGHQNNLDNCPYIPNANQADHDKDGKGDACDHDDDNDGIPDDKDNCRLVHNPDQLDTDGDGRGEACKYDFDQDNVPDIYDVCPENFAISETDFRKFQMVPLDPKGTSQIDPNWVVRHQGKELVQTVNCDPGIAVGFDEFNAVDFSGTFFINTDRDDDYAGFVFGYQSSARFYVVMWKQITQTYWSSTPTKAQGYSGLSIKVVNSTTGPGEHLRNALWHTGDTHGQVRTLWHDPKNIGWKDFTAYRWHLTHRPRTGHIRVVMYEGKKIMADSGSIYDKTYAGGRLGLFVFSQEMVYFSDLKYECRDT